TGGCGCGCGTGCGCCGCTGGGAGCTGGCCCGCCACCTGGGTTCGCTTTACCAGCACCTCCAGGAATTCATCTTTCTGCACCACGGAACGCCGTCCATGGCGCCCGATCGCCGTGAGCCACGACGCGCTGTGGCCCAAGCGCCCCATCCCGACTACTAGCCCCAGGCTTTCCCTATCCGCGCTTAGCGACTAGACTCGAGGCGTCTTCATGTCCGACATCAAGCTAGTGCGGGAGTGGGACGCCGACGGCTTTCACAAGAAAGTCCTCGAACTCGAACAGCAGGGATACGTCTCGAAACTGGACACCTACAAGATCACCGCCGAGATGAACCCCGAGACCGGGCTCATCGTCCACCTGCACACCATTGAGATGCACAAGTCCGATTAGGCAGACTCGCCCAGGAACCGCCTCGATTCCCGAAATGGTGCGGAAATGGTATATTCCTGCTAGGGTCCACAACTGTGCTGTCACCATACGGTCTCGAGATCATCGAGAGCTGCCTGACCTGCAAGCTGCGGGAAGATCGGCTGTTCTGTAATCTGTCGCCGGTGGCGGTCAAGGACCTGGAAGCCATCAAGTATTCCACCGCGTACCCCAAGGGCGCGGTTCTTTTTGTCGAAGGGCAGGCGCCGCGCGGGGTGTTCATCCTGTGCAAGGGCCGGACCAAGCTCTCCATCTGCTCCAGCGACGGCAAGACGCTGATCCTGAAGATCGCCGAGCCCGGCGAAGTGCTGGGGCTCAGCGCTACGGTTTCCGGCAAGCCCTATGAGCTCACCGCCGAGACCCTCGATCCCTGCCAGGTGAACTTCGTCAAGCGGGAGGATTTCCTGCGCTATTTGCGCGACCACAACGAAGTCACGCTGCGCGTCGCCGAACAGCTCAGCGAAAAATACAACACCGCCTGCCACGAGATCCGCTCCCTGGGCCTCTCCCACTCGGCCGCCGAGAAGCTGGCCAAGCTGCTGCTGGAATGGTCGGAGAAGAACGGCGACGCCAAGCAGCCGGGACGGATGAAGCTGGCCCTCACCCACGAGGAGATCGCGCAAATGATCGGCACTTCGCGCGAGACCGTCACCCGCCTGTTCGCCGATTTCAAGAAGCGCCAGATCATCCAGCTGAAGGGCTCGACGCTGGTCATCCGCAACCGGCAGGCCCTGGAAACCCTCATCAATCCCTGAAACTGCGGTCTCCCCGCGTACTTTCCTGATGTACACGCATCACCAATTTTCGTGATGCGAGTCACAGCTTTCCCCCGCCGCGGAACGTAGATTGGCGGCATGAACCACGGGGGCGACATCCCGGTCAGTTTCTTTACCTGCGACGTAGCGCCGCAGCGGCTGTTCACGCATATGGGCGCGGATGCGGCGCGGGATTTCTCCGCCATCCAGAACGTGCAGGAGGTGCCCAAGGGCGCCCTCCTGTTCAGCGAAGGACAGGCACCGACCGCCATCATCTTGTTGCAGACGGGCGGGGCGCGGCTCTCCGTGTGCTCCAGCCGCGGGGAGAAGCTCACCCTGCGCATGGCCAAGGCGGGCGAGTTGCTGGGCCTGAGCGCCAATGTCTCGGGCAAACCCCACGAGGTCACCGCGGAAACCACCGTCCCCTCGCAGATCGTCTTCATCAAGCGCAAGGATTTCGTGCGCTTCCTGAAAGACCATTCCGACGCCTGCCTGCAGGTGGTGCAGATGCTGAGCAACGATGTGCACGCCGCCTACGACCGGGTGC
The window above is part of the Terriglobia bacterium genome. Proteins encoded here:
- a CDS encoding Crp/Fnr family transcriptional regulator; its protein translation is MLSPYGLEIIESCLTCKLREDRLFCNLSPVAVKDLEAIKYSTAYPKGAVLFVEGQAPRGVFILCKGRTKLSICSSDGKTLILKIAEPGEVLGLSATVSGKPYELTAETLDPCQVNFVKREDFLRYLRDHNEVTLRVAEQLSEKYNTACHEIRSLGLSHSAAEKLAKLLLEWSEKNGDAKQPGRMKLALTHEEIAQMIGTSRETVTRLFADFKKRQIIQLKGSTLVIRNRQALETLINP
- a CDS encoding Crp/Fnr family transcriptional regulator, which translates into the protein MNHGGDIPVSFFTCDVAPQRLFTHMGADAARDFSAIQNVQEVPKGALLFSEGQAPTAIILLQTGGARLSVCSSRGEKLTLRMAKAGELLGLSANVSGKPHEVTAETTVPSQIVFIKRKDFVRFLKDHSDACLQVVQMLSNDVHAAYDRVRAIGMARARHVRN